The genomic interval GCTGGAGCAGGTGGGGTGGGGTGTCGGTGAGGTCGATTTGTTCGAGATCAACGAGGCCTTCGCGCTGGTGCCGATGATCGCGATGCGGGAGCTCGGCATCCCGCACGCGCGCCTCAACGTCCACGGCGGCGCCTGCGCGCTCGGCCATCCGCTCGGGGCCAGCGGCGCCCGCATCGTCGCGACGCTCCTCGGTGCCCTGAAGGCCCGCGGGTTGAGGCGCGGCGTCGCCAGCCTCTGCATCGGCGGCGGCGAAGCGACGGCTCTCGCCCTGGAGATCACTTGAAGGAAGCGGCATCGTCTGGAGCAACAGGAATCGCGGACACATTTCCGTCGGACGAGGGGCGATGCAATGAAGGTGTTTGGTTGCCCTTCCATGTCTGTTCCGACCCGCCGAGCAGTCATTCCATCGGAAAGCACCGAGAGTCCGCAATGGGTCACGAGGGGCCCATCAACTGAGCCGTACTGAACGGCCGCCTGCTTCTTTGCCAATCTTTGATGACGGACCACGATTGGCCAGGAGGTGCAGCAATCGACAGCTAGCCTCGCGATTTTCCCCTTCGGATCATGTATCTGTCGATGCCGATTTGATGTTTCGTTAAAAGCGGCTGGAGCTTCCGGGATTTTGGACCGTGATCATGCCTATGTAGCAGGGGCTTCCCGAGCTGAATTATCAGTATATCAAAGCACAACCACCGCCGATGAATTATCATTGGCGGTGGTTGTGCTGTATATCACGCGCTGCGGCGACGCAGCTCTGAGATCCTTGCGTTCAGTACGGCGCGCAGCTCTTGCACCTCGGTATAGGCGGCTTCCACCTTCTCGAAGGAGGCCAGCCCATCACGGCGGATCTCTTGGGTCAGCGATTCGATGCGCCTGACCGCGGCCAGGAAGCTCGGGGTCTGGGGGGAATGGTTCATGGTATCAGCGTCCTTGAGTGATGTTAGTGAGTGGTTGAAGTGAAGGGTGTGACCCGGACGGGTACGGCGCCGTCCGGGAATTGCAGCAGCAGCGGCAGGCCCGCTGAGAGATCCTGGGCGCTGGTGAAGATGCAGCCCGTCTCGGTCGCGATCACCAGCACCAGGGCCTCGCTTAGGAGGGCGTCGTCCTCGGTGTCACCGGGAGGATCCACCTCGACGGGATCGGCATCCGGTTCTTTCCGCGTGATCCCGCCGACTGCCGCGCTCAATCCCAGCAGTAGGCTCTGCTCGACGGCCCGATCGAGCTGTCGCAGTCGTGCTTCGGCCGCGGTGACGAGATCTTGCAGCGCCATGTCGAAGGCGGTCGTGGCTCGTGCCAGGGCGATGCGGCTAGCCGCCCCGAGATCCTCCTCGATCGCAGCCTCAAAAGCGGCGAGCGCGCGCTCGGCCCGGAGCCCGGTGCGCTCGACGAGGTGGCGCACCAGCATCGCCGCCGCCGTCGGAGTCGGCTCGGAGCGCGCCGCCACTGCATCGAGGGCGGTGCGCGGCGTGCCGGCATGGCCGAGGCCGACGATCAGGTTCGGCACCCGATCTGCTGTCGCAGCATGCGCGATCGCGTAGCTGTTGAGCGGACGGAATGCTTCGATCGGCCCACCGCCGCGGCAGACCAAGGTCGCCGACAGTCCATACTCGGCATGCAGGCTCCTGACGCGGGTAAACGCTTCGACCAACGTGCGCTCGGCCCCGGCACCCTCGAAGTTGGCCCACACCCGGTGGAGGCGGAGGAGACCTGCCGCTTCGAGCGACTGCAGCACGTGCTCGACGTCGCGCCGCGCCTCGCCATGCTCTGAGACGACGAGCGCAACATGATGGAGATCCTCCGGCTCGACCCAGTTGTCCGGCCCGAAGCGGCCCCGCTCGAGCCTCAGCCGCTGCAGCGTGCACTCGCGCTCAATGTCTGCTTCGAGCGGGATCTGCCCGAGCGAGAGCAGGGCCATGAGCTTGGCTTGAACGCCGGCTCCGCGGCCGAACCGCTGACGCAGGCCGGTGCGTAACTGAACCGCGATGGTACGGTTGACGAGGTCGGCCGGATCGAAGTCAACGCCATGCTCCGCTCGGATTAGGACGAGCTCGGGGGCATCGAGACGGACCTTCAGGCGCGGTGGATCGTAGCTCAGGCTCGCCTGCGCTTCGCCGAGCAAGAGGAGATAGCTGTCGGGACCGGCGGCCTCGACCGTGAGGACGCAGGCCCGCACGCTGTGTTCGCCGCGCAGCCGCTGGCGCAGCCAGCCGATCACGTCGCGCAGTTCGTGCACGTCGGCGGAGAGTGAGTCGGGTTCGAGCGCGCTGCCGCGGTCGTGACGGGCGCGCAGTGGCGCGTCGCCGCCGGAATGAGGCTGGTGTGGCGGCGTGTCCCTCCAGGCGGGGAATCGGTGATGTCGCATCGTGTCCGTTCGTGTGTCGTCGTGTGATGGCGGGGTCGAGCGGTCCGGCGGCTTGTCGTGCAGGCCGCCGGCCTCTGGATGAGAGGGCGTCAGTCGAAGAGCGCTCCCTCCTCAGCCGGGCGGTCCTCGACCGCTGGTGCCGCTTCGAGTTCACGTGCGATCGCCTCAAGGCGGGGCCGGTTGGCCTCACGCAGCTCGCGGTGCAGGATCTCGATCAGCAGCGCGGCGAGTTCGGGTGCGGTGTCGAAGCTGCGGAAAGCGAGCCCGTCGAGCAGCGTCACCGGCCGCGTCCGTCGCGTCAGGATCGGCACCGGGAATGTGCACAGCCGCTCTGCCAGGCCTGCGTCCGACAGGGAGCGGAAGGCGAAGCCGGTGCCCGGTTCGACGATCACCGCGTCGAGCGTGCCCCAGTCATACTGGTCCTGAGCGGCGTCGAAAGCGCGATGCAGGGCCGCTACCGAACCCGGCTCCTCGAACGAGAGCGGGTGGCGGATCAGCGCGATCATCCCGAGTTCGTGCCAACGGGCGAGACCGTCCGCGATCGCGTGCGGCGCGCCATCGTCCGGCTCGATCAGGAATACGCGGCGCAGCCGGCGCGGCATCGGCAGCTCGTGCTGCCTGTCCCACAGGCCGTTGGCGTCGAGCGCCTCCCGCACCCGCGCGTCGCGCTCGGCCCAAGCCCTCAGCATCAGGCCGCGATCCAGGCCGATGATCCGCCCGGTCAAGCCGAGCAGCGGATCGACGGTAAGCGTTAGCAGAACCGTATGATCGCCGACGAGATCTTCCTCGTGCAGCATGATGCCCGAGGCCTGCTCGATCTGGTCCGTGAAGTCAGCGGACATGAAAACGGTGAGCCGACCGCTGCGCGTTGGGTCGAGCGCCTGGAGGTCGAACAACCAGCCGTCTCGGTGCCGCCGGGGTCGGCTCGCCGTAGCCCGCACCCAGAGGCCGGTGGGCTCGAGCGGGCAAGCGGCCGCGTCCGCACCGGCGGGCATGTCGTGATGTGTCATTTCAGGTACCCGTCATCAGAGGAGAAGCCGAAGGCGCCTCGCCGACGCGAAGCGGACGCTGTCCCAGCGCCGCCCTGCCTCACCCGTCTTTTCCGGGATTTTCAGCGAAGGTGCCTTCGCCCTTTCCCCATCGATCCTTGTTCTCTCAGCACCCGAGCAACGGCTTGGGTGCGCACGTCTTTTCCCGTCTTTCGTGATATCCAACGCAGGCGCGTACGTGCTGTCGGGGGGCCTGTGTCCAAGGCATCGCGGTGCCGAGCGACGAAGACTGTTGCGTTCCGCCTCCAGCCGGCGCTGCCTTCGGGTGGAGCGCGTCCGCAACCTCCTTGAGCGCTCATCTCAGCGCTCCCCTGGGCCGTCCGGATCACCACGGCCGTTCCTCGTTCTACCGCGTGTCGTACCCGATTTGGCTTCACTTCTCGGCGGCAGAGGCACCGGTCCAGCGAACGACGGCACCGCCTATGCGAGTCCCTACTCGGTGTCGGGCGATAAGCGGGGGGGGGGGGCATCACACCATCAGATCTCTAATCCGGAGCCTACTTTCGCACCCCGACGCCGCCTTGCCTGTTTGCGCCGAAGGCCCGCTTCTTCCGGCTCGACCGTTGTCGCGATCGGTTGGGTTTTGTGTTCTACGGCTTGGCTGACCCCTCCGCTCATGGGCTCCTTCGAGATCGCCGTGAGAAGGGCGCGGGTCGTCCGGACCTGTAGATCCAGCCATTCGGTGAGTGAGTGCCCCCAACCGTCGAGGCGCTCCATGTCCCGCCGTCGGCCGAATTGCCGGGCGATAGGTCCCGGTCTCATCATGACATTGCGATCTGGGTCGGAGAGACCCCGCAGGAAATCCAATGTCCGGGCACGTTGCCGCTCGAGCAGTTCGCCGATCTCCTCCGCCCATTGCTCCAGACGCCGTAGAACCCGTCCTCGAGCGAAGCCTCCCAGTTCCAGTCCTTCGATAGCCTTGCGGGAAACCCCGCCTTCGTCCCGGCGGGAGAGCGTATCCGCCATCACGGCCGTGTCGGCGAGTTGACGGGCAATCGGCTCTGCGATCATCTCAGCCCAGTCCGTCAGCGCCGCAACCTCCCGGCCGCGCACGAAACCACGCTTCAGGCTGACCCGCGTGAGGCCGCGCCGTGCGCACGCTTCAAGGGGTGCCAGCGCCAGAGGCAACGTCCGCCGAGCGTCGGCGGCGACTTCTCGCGCCCGTGAGACCAGGGCCGTCGCCGTCACGACCGTAGGCTCTCGCGAGAGGTTGGCTGCCACACGGTCCCAGATCTCGTCGTCCGTCACGGGGCGACGGGCACCGATCGGGCGTTGGCCTGCGATCGCCACCCGCTCCGCAGTCTCACCGCAGATCAGGTAGCTCCGCGCCCGGTGCCGGCTGGCCGCGGTATAGCCGCGGAAGGCGTCGACTGATGCCGAGCCGTTTGGCATCACGAAGAGGCTCTCCTCGCTCGTCACGCCTTGGATGCTGTCGATCGTCAGGACGTCGCCGTATCCCAGCCGGTAGCGAGGCTCGGCGGGATCGCCGTCGGGATGGAGCAGCGTCGTCCAAGCCACCAGCCCCGATCGGCCGCCGACGTCGCGCAGGCGTATGCCCTCTGGCTCGATCGTCTCGATCTCCAGCACGCTGCCGTTGACCCCGATCTCGAAGGTCTGCCCGCTGGAACTCCGGGCCGGCGTGCGTGCGAACAGCCGAACCCGGTCGCCCACAGCCAGGGTGACCTCGAACTTGCGTCCGACGTTGTCGGTCGCCTGGACGAGATGATCCGGGCCGATGAGTTCGCCCGCCTTCCTCCTGCGGGCGCGGATCGCACCCGCCAGCATCAGCGCATCGGCGTTGGTCGGGGCGCTCACCGATAGGCTGTAGGTCGGATCGTCGACGTGCTCGGCATGTCGCTCGGTCCACAGGTCGGCGACCACCTCCGCAACGGCGGCAGGCGAGCCGGGCACGAGCCGCGCAGTTCCGTCGCGTCGCTTGCGCGACAACGCTTCTGCCGCCCGCCCC from Methylobacterium sp. AMS5 carries:
- a CDS encoding exodeoxyribonuclease VII large subunit, which translates into the protein MRHHRFPAWRDTPPHQPHSGGDAPLRARHDRGSALEPDSLSADVHELRDVIGWLRQRLRGEHSVRACVLTVEAAGPDSYLLLLGEAQASLSYDPPRLKVRLDAPELVLIRAEHGVDFDPADLVNRTIAVQLRTGLRQRFGRGAGVQAKLMALLSLGQIPLEADIERECTLQRLRLERGRFGPDNWVEPEDLHHVALVVSEHGEARRDVEHVLQSLEAAGLLRLHRVWANFEGAGAERTLVEAFTRVRSLHAEYGLSATLVCRGGGPIEAFRPLNSYAIAHAATADRVPNLIVGLGHAGTPRTALDAVAARSEPTPTAAAMLVRHLVERTGLRAERALAAFEAAIEEDLGAASRIALARATTAFDMALQDLVTAAEARLRQLDRAVEQSLLLGLSAAVGGITRKEPDADPVEVDPPGDTEDDALLSEALVLVIATETGCIFTSAQDLSAGLPLLLQFPDGAVPVRVTPFTSTTH